The Streptomyces sp. NBC_01571 genome includes the window TCAGTTCCAGGCTGAGCCCCGCGCCGGGGCCGCCTTCCACCGTGATCCTGACCGGAGAACCGTGGGCGTGCTTTCTGGCGTTCGTCAGGCCTTCCTGGACGATCCGGTAGGCCGTGAGGCCGGCGAGACCCGTCGGACCGCCCGGTTCGGCGCAGCGGATGTCGAGGTCGACCCGCATGCCGGCACTCTGCGACTCCTCGACCAGGTCGGGTACCTCGGACAGACCGGTCTGCGGAGGCCGGGTTCCGTCGCCGGTGGAGTCCTCGGCCGGCGAACGCAGGACGTGCAGCACCACCTGGAGGTCCTCCAGTGCCTGGTGCGCGCTCTCCCTGATCACGGCGGCCGCGCGGGCTGTTTCCGCCGCGGAGGCGTTGGAGTTGAACTCCAGCGCGCCGGCGTGGACGCTCAGCAGCGAGAGCCGGTGCGCCAAAACGTCGTGCATCTCCCGGGCGATGTCCTCCCTGGCCTGCTGCTGGGCGCGCTGGGCGCGGAGCACAGCCTCCGCTTCGGCCCGTTCGGTGCGCTCGTGGAGGGAGCGGACGAACAGCCCCCAGCCGACCGCCGCGGCGATCAGGACCGCCACGATCACCGCGCCGGCGATCGGCCCCCCGGAGACGGAGGGGTGCATGAGGAAGTAGACGGGTATGGGCAGCAGCGCCAGCAGGCCGACGGTCAGGATGGTGCGCGGTGGCTTGAGGACGGCGACCGTGAAGAGCGCCACGACCAGGGGCACGACGGCCGGGGTGACGCTCGCGGCCGCCGCGGCCACGACGGCGGCAGCGGTCGGCCACCGCCTTCGCCACCACAGCATCCCGGTGGCCGCCAAAGTGATCGGGTTCACCACCCAGGTGAAACCGAAGAGCAGCGGCGACGACAGGCTCAGCGTGCGGGCGGGCCACGTACCGGCGCCGAACTCCGGACTCAGATCCAGGGCGCCCCTGCTCCGCCCGTGGGACAGGGCAGCCGACAGCACCACGGTCAGGATGACTATGCCGAGGTCGATGGTCTTCTCGCGCCGGGAACTGCTCACAAGGGACAAAGGTAAGCGACCGGCCGGGATCGCCCGGGGCGGAAGAGCCGGCCGGGGAAAACCACAGACTTTGGTCTGCGCGGGAACCGACTTTGAGCCGAGGCGGCCGGCGGACCGGCACACCTAGCGTTCGGGGAGTCACCTCACAGGTCTTCCGAGAAGGGTTCGGCCATGAAGAAATACGTCCTGCTCCTGGTGGGTGCGCTGCTCGCGCTCTCCGGCGGTGTGCCGCTGGCAGAGCGGCTCTACGCACACCTCACGCTCTGGGGATTCGGCGTACCCGGCTACGGGCCGTCGTTGATCAAGCTGGCCCTGGCGCTCGCCGGTGTCGCGGCGCTGGTCCTCGCGACGCGGCTGCCCGGCTCCCCCTGGCGCCGTTCCCGCCCCGAGGAGGGGTAGCGGCGCCGCGACCGACCGATGGGCGCGTCCGCCCCCGTCCCTCCCCGACGCCTACGCCCAAGCCCACGCCGCAAGGCCGGGCCGGCCGTCGCCGCGCACCGGCGCGACGGCCGGCCCGATCCGGCGGCGTACCCTCCACGCGGTGGCCGCGACCTGGGCGCGGGCGCGCCGCGTCCGGCCCGGTCCGGGCTCCCCGCCGGCCACCTTCCTGACCACGGCCCGACGCTCCCGGGTACCCGCCCAGGCGCCTTCCGAACCGCAGAACAGCACCACCCGGTGAGAGGTTTTCCGATGTCCCTGTACGACCGCATACGACGAACGCGCCTACGGCGGGAGCGCATACCACCGTTCCGCACGCGACGGCCCCGCATCCGGCGACCGCGCCTGGTCATCGCCCTCGCGACGGCCGTGACCGCCGTCGTGGCCGTGGCGTTGACCCTGTCCCTGACCGTCACGACGTACGATCACACGTCTCCCGCCGCTGCCCGGGGCAAGGCTTCGGGAGCGGCCACCGGGCCTGTCGACTGCCGCGAGGCGAAGTGTGTGGCCCTCACCTTCGACGGCGGCCCCAGCCCGACCACTCCCGGCCTGCTGGACATCCTGAAGCAGCAGCACCTGCACGCGACGTTCTTCCTACAGGGCAAGGGCCACATCGACACATACCCCGAGGTCATCCGTCGTATCGCGGACGAGGGGAGCGAAATCGGCAACCACACCTGGAACCACCGGGTCCTGACGCAGATCGACGCGGACGACGCCCGTCAGGAACTGACCAGTACGCAGGACGCCATCGAGAAGATCACCGGCACCAAGCCCGTCCTGATGCGTCCGCCGCAGGGCCGCACCGACCGCCAGGTGTCCGAGATCTGCCGGGAGCTGGGCCTGGCGCAGGTGCTGTGGAGCGTCACGGCGAAGGACTACGAGACGACCGACCCGGCCCTCATCACCCGGCGGGTGCTCGACCAGACCCACCGCGACGGCGTCATCCTGCTGCACGACCTGCACAAGGGGACCGTGCCCGCCGTCCCGGGGATCATCAAGGCGCTCAAGCAGCGCGGCTACACCATCGTCACGGTGTCCC containing:
- a CDS encoding sensor histidine kinase gives rise to the protein MSSSRREKTIDLGIVILTVVLSAALSHGRSRGALDLSPEFGAGTWPARTLSLSSPLLFGFTWVVNPITLAATGMLWWRRRWPTAAAVVAAAAASVTPAVVPLVVALFTVAVLKPPRTILTVGLLALLPIPVYFLMHPSVSGGPIAGAVIVAVLIAAAVGWGLFVRSLHERTERAEAEAVLRAQRAQQQAREDIAREMHDVLAHRLSLLSVHAGALEFNSNASAAETARAAAVIRESAHQALEDLQVVLHVLRSPAEDSTGDGTRPPQTGLSEVPDLVEESQSAGMRVDLDIRCAEPGGPTGLAGLTAYRIVQEGLTNARKHAHGSPVRITVEGGPGAGLSLELTNPAAGGTTRDGIPGAGQGLIGLEERVTLAGGRLSHGRTTTGYVLRAWLPWPV
- a CDS encoding polysaccharide deacetylase family protein, which encodes MSLYDRIRRTRLRRERIPPFRTRRPRIRRPRLVIALATAVTAVVAVALTLSLTVTTYDHTSPAAARGKASGAATGPVDCREAKCVALTFDGGPSPTTPGLLDILKQQHLHATFFLQGKGHIDTYPEVIRRIADEGSEIGNHTWNHRVLTQIDADDARQELTSTQDAIEKITGTKPVLMRPPQGRTDRQVSEICRELGLAQVLWSVTAKDYETTDPALITRRVLDQTHRDGVILLHDLHKGTVPAVPGIIKALKQRGYTIVTVSQLLAPAQPQPGMVYRP